The Buteo buteo chromosome Z, bButBut1.hap1.1, whole genome shotgun sequence region gggatggagggagccctgcaccccaaaatgggGGGCATGCGTTGTGtgtgggggacacacacaggctttttttttgcggggggggggggggtgcagagcCCTACCTTCATAGGCTTTGGCGGCATTCACCAGGCTGGACCACTCCAGCCCGGTTGCCGTATCTGGCAAAGGCATCATCCCGGGATCGATTCGGCGAAGGGGGGGCTTGTCCCGTGTTTCGGCCAGGGACAGCTCAGAGGCGGAGATGGCAGCTGCAGTGACAAGAGGTGCCATCAGGACAAGcgacacccccaccccccccccaaaaaatccgTATCCCTTTTCGCTCACATTTCTTCTCGGGGAGGCTGCCGTTGGCAGTGGGGGGGTGTTGCCGGCGGCTAGGCAGGGTGCTGGAGGGATAGGCGCTGGTGAAGAGGACGTCGGTGTCCAAGGACGCCGCTGCCGTCGCGCCAGCGGCGTAACCGACGTCCCGCCGCCCGCCACACAGGCTCTCATCCGACAGCGTCCGCTGGAGCCCTTTCTGCGGGGACTAAGCAGGGGCCAAAAGAAAGTGGGGTGACCCCCCGCCCGCAGCAAAAGGacacccccaccctgcccccaCCTTAACCCAGGACAAAGCCCAGCTCACCCCAGCTCTCTCCGGTTCCGGTGCGGCGCTGTCCATGATGATGAGTTTCTTGAGGTCATCCTCGATGGTGGATTTATAGCTCTTACGGGGGGAACGTAGATCCCGCAGTGACGCTCGCAGTCGCGGCTGCCCAAAAACGTTCTTGGTGTTGGCGTCCACCTGCCTGTCACACAGAGGGGGCTGAGACCGTGCTGGGACCCCACCCTCATCATCCCCCCCCCAATAAGATCCTTTTTAGAGGGTCCAAGACCTGCAGCCTTCAccatcccccctccccggcacttACTTTTTGGGATCCGGTGCGTCATCGGCACGTTTCCAGCCTGTGGCATGTTTGTTCCTGACCGTCTGCTTGGAGAAGAAGGATTTGGGAACCGAAGCAGAAAGCTGGGAGGcttgggggggccgggggggttcAGCCGAGGGGGTTTTGTAGCCAGGGTAGCCCAGCCGTGGGTTTGAGCTGCTGGGGAAGACAAGCGAGGCTTACCATGGGGAAAAGGGGTGCAGGCATCGTGCCCTGCACTGCCCTCCCCCCACCAAAGGTTGGGGGGGATGCAGTACCTtccccatggcggggggggggctcttaCCTGGGCTGCTTGAAAGGATCGGGGCTGCTGCCGGGGGTCCCCGAGGCTCCGGGGGTCCCCGCTTTATGCCGATAGCTTTTACCCTGGCTGCCGGTACTGACAGTTGGGGACGGTTCCCTCTTCTTGTCACCGGGATGGACACCATCATCCTGCAAACCGGCGTAGGATGCCAAGGGGGTTTTGGGAACCTTGTCCCTCTGCGATGCTGGGCGGGGGGCTTTGGGACCAGCCCCTCCACTGCCGCCaccagcagggctgcaggcgTAGAGTGTGGTATCGATGCCGCTGTCGCTGGAACCGCCTTTGGAGAGGGGATCCGGTTCGGTTTCGATGGGATCAGGAACGTCGAACCAACGGTCGTCGCTGTGGTTGCTGGAGGCATTGCTGGAGAGCGTGTTGCTGCTGGAGTGGCTTGAGTACTGCGTGTCACCCTGCTGGGACAGCCACAGCAACCCCCCCTTTGCCCATCACCCTGGCATCTGGGCTTTccccaaaaggggaaaaaggggggggggggggcgctccCACAGATCACCCCATTGCTTCCAAAGCCTCTGTGAGGGACTCTGGAGCTTCTGAGCCCGAGGGATGGCTCACCTTGGAGTGCCGGTTGGGAGAATCCTTGCCTGTCGGTTCCTGCCTGCCAGATCGTTTGCTCCCGCCGCTTCCCGGCAACCTGGACTGCGCCGGCACATGCCACAACGGCTCTGCAATGTCACCAGAGAGGCCACCCTTGACCCCAAAGGTCCACCGCGGGGGTGACAGTGTGACGTCCCTTGGCTCTACCTGCTTTACCGTACCTGGTTTGTGCCGTTCCATGGTGCTCTCGTGGCTACTGAGCCCCCCGGATGAGGAGTCACCGCTGGAGGGGCCGTCATGGCCGGTGTGCGGCTCAAAGGGCAACGGTGGCCGCTGTGAGGCAACATACCTGCAAAGGGAAAGGGGGGACGGGTTGAGCTCCCACCCCAAAATGCCGATGTTACTCCCTGATttgcacccatgggaccccagAGGGTCCCCGCAGCGGTCACCCACCTCTCTGGAGAGGGTTTATAGCGAGCGTAGGCTGTCTCGGCTCTGCCCGGTGCGGAGAAGCTGCCCGAGGGCTGCCGGTACGGCTGCGCCCTCTCCGTTCCTGCTGGCgaggaggaggtgggatggggggtTTCGGGAAAGCTGACTGGCCTGGCTCCACAGATACATGCAGGAAGAAGCGGGAAATAAGGGATTGTCCTTGCTCCTGCCCACGCTTCCAGAGCGGGCAAGACCAGCAGCTGCCGGCCAACAGCTGGAATTGAGTTGGGGAGGGTGCGGAGAAGCTGCTCTCTGCCAAAACCTGGAGCTGGGCCATGCTCGGCCGCTGTCCTTGCCCCCATCCCGGTACCTCACCTCTTGCTGTGCAGGGGTTGCGGCTCCCGGTAGGGCACAGTGGGCTGCTTAGCCGACCGGCCGATCGCTTGCCCATGGCCGAGGGCCAGTGGCTCAGCCCATTTACTAGCTGGAGCTGTGTTGTGTGAGGCCGGCCCGCTCCATTGCCAGCCGGCGTTGCTCCGGTACGGCGGGCGGTAGCCAGACGGCAAATTCTCAGTCTCTCCCTTCGGTTCCGCGTTGCTTATCTCCAAGGTCTCAGCCCAGCCCCTGCGAAACCGGTGACAATCATGCCATAAGCACTGCCGGCTTCATGCCATAAACACCAAAGCTGGCACCACTCTGTGTTTATGGCACATGAAGCTGGCCAGTGCCACCGAAACCGGTGCCTGGCAGGACTTTAGCCAGAACCATCCCATCCCGGGCAAAGCAACATCCTTCCAGGCTATTTAATTACAATTTAATGATTAATTAATCATATCAGCCATCTCACCTTCCTGCCCAATGCATGGATGTGACCGACTTAGCCGCATAAAGGGGAAAAGCAGGATGCCCCAACCCAAAAatacccccaccccccaaaaagctGCCAGCAAGGGGTCTGCTGCCAGCTTTCCATGATGAAGGGTCTGAACCCCGTGAGCGGGATGGGGCACTGTATTAAGTGACAGAAAGGGGATATTCTCCAAAGCCTGGAGACTTTGTCCATCATTAATTGGTTTTAATTAGGCTTTGTGTGCCCATGCCAGGGACAGGAAGGTCGCCGTGGGTGAGGTCTGCTCCGTGCCCCACCAATCCCTGGCTGCTTGTGGGGCTTTGCTCACAAAAGCTTTGGGAGAAAAGCTGGGCTTGCAGGGGCAGATGGCGATGGTGGCTTCtttgtgtgtcccccccctcaaAGCCACCACTTACCTGCGAGGGGCTCCATCCTCGTGGGGTGGGATGATGACGACCTTAACCGTGACGGAGGTCCGCAAGAGGTCGATCATTTGGTCGTGGGTGAGGGTTACTACCGCCACCTTACAAATCTCCACCAACCGGCTGCCCTGCCGCAAACCGGCCTGCCAGGCAAAGCCGTAATCCTCCACCTCAGCCACCGTCCCATCATACTTCACGTGGAAGCCCAACTGGCCCAGCCCGTTCCTCCTCAAGGTCATGTCCACTGTCTCGCAGCCATCTGTCATCACCTGGGGTCATGGGAAAGGACGGGCGGACAGCAGAGAGGGGGCTCACACCCACCACATGGCTCCTCCAAAATCCGTTTGCTCGACAACCCTCAAATCCTCCCCACCTCTCATCCTGCAGCCAGCCTTGGCCCCACCACAGCCCTTCCCCACCACCTCAGAGGGGATTTTTCCCCCGCTTTCCCAAAGCCCAGATCTCCTCTGCATTGGAAAACATCCTGAGCACGTCATCTGCATTTAAGTAGGACCTACACAAACTTGGGGAGGGGACGGAGgtcaaggtttttttgttttggaggcTCACCTTCAGCCTCTGCACAATCTCCTTGATGTCCTCGGGGCCACCCTCAGCCGCCCGGATGAAGATGTGATCTCCTCGGCCATAGAAGATCTTGACAGTGGAAGCGTCGGCGGTCCAGCCGATGACGTCCCCGCAGAAACAGTTGAAGACCACCTCCTTGGCGCTGAGGTCAAGCAAGACCACGAATTCGTTGGAAATACCCAAGGCGCAAGCGATCTCCGCTCCCCGGGCAAAATCCTGAGCAGAAACACGCCAGGCAATGGCCCCTGCGCTGTGTTGCTCGGCCCCGGCTCGGGCTTTcgtcttttccttcttcttggAAGCCAGTGAGATGAGGTTGAACTTCCCAGCGGAATCGATAGGAGTGTTGGTGACGCAGTTTTCAGCCAGATCCTTCAGGTATTCCTGCCGGGTTCGAGTAGCCATGGTGTGAAATTTGTCTGATTTGTGAGCGGCGTTCTCCGCGTTGATCACCTTGGCCAGCAAGAAATCTCGGAAGACGTCAGATTTGCGGAAAGTGACACCGTTGGGGATGGGGGGTCCGAAGGGTGGGACATCTTTGGACCTGGTGACAGCCACACTtgggggatggagaggagaacTGGTTAGGGTCACTTGGCTTTGATAAAATTATAGAATCGTGgaatcacttaggttggaaagaccttcaagatcatcatCGAGTCAAAGCTTTAACCacacactgccaagtccactaTGAAATCATGTCCccaagtgccacatctacacatcttttaaatccctccagggatggtgactccaccacttccctgggcagcctgttccagtgctcaaCAACCCTTTCCGTGAAGGAATCgttcctaatatccaatttaAACCTCCCCCAGTGCAGTGCCCTCACAGGACTCGTTCTGCAGACCCTTTACcggctttgttgcccttctctggctatgctccagcacctcaaacTCTCTTGGGGCCCAGAAGCCACCATGGCAGTTGAGGGGCCGAGCACAAGGGGACGATcccttccctagtcctgctggccacgctattcCCGATACAcgccaggatgccattggccaCCTGGCCACAGTGCTGGCCCATCTTCAGCCGATCCTTTTCCAGCCTGGGGTTCTTGTGACCCAAGCACAGGACCCGGCGCTCAGCCTTGTTGAATTTCCTCAGCCCACCGATCTAGTCTGTCTGTATCCTTCTTTAGAGCCTTCCTGCCCCGTCCTCAAGCAGATCCAATGCTTCCACCCAACTTGGCAAACCCAAGGTGGGCTCGATCCCCTcctccagatcactgataatGATATTAACCCAATACTGAGCCACAGAGACTGGCCGCCAACGGGATTTGACTGCCTTCACCCCTATTCCGGTGCCCCAGTTGTTTTAAAGAAGCCGGAAGCATGGGAGAAACCTCCATGCCACCCTCATGTGAGGCAAACAGCCCCTTGCCCCAGCTGTAGGCAGGCCCCGAATTCAGAGCCCCTTGGACACAGTTAGGCTGTGGCGGGGGGTGTACGGGGGCTCACCTATAACAGACGTTGTCAGTGCAGGGGTTGTGGGCTCGGACGATGATAAAGACGTGCTGGAAGTGAGAACGGATATTTTGGGGGGTGAAAGGTAAAGCTCCGGGTTCTTGGAAGATGATGGTGACGATGTCGTTCCCTATGTGCCTCTTCCTCAGCAGCTAGAACAATAACACAAAGGATGGTTGAGCCCCAGACGGACAGACAGTTCCCAATCCACCATGCCTGTGCATGATCTGGGGACGGAGAGCCCCAAATCTGCAGTGGTGGGGCAAAAACCAGTTTGGGAATGGGGTAGTTACCTGCTGCCGGTTGTTGGGGGTGTAGGGGAGCATAGTGGAGACATGGAACATGATTTCGTAGTCCTGGTAGGTGGTGTAGAGGGAGTGGGTGCCAGTGGAGTCggctgcaggggcaggggggaggcaggTGGTCAGGTAGGTGGGGGTCCCCGTGTGTCCCACCCACCTCTTTTCACCGTGAATGGGACCCGGTGTTACTCACTTTTGGTGTCCAGCTGGGCTGCGTACTTGCTGAAGGCTTTCAGGCAAACCTTCTCCccaaggagggagaggaactCCTCGAAGGGGGGTCCTGCATCCTCGTTGTTGTACATCTCCTCCTCCGAGCTTTGCCCGGCTTTGCAGTAGAGGATGCCCACCTTGTGCCTccggcagagctgcagggaagagcaggggGGTCAGCCAcgttccccccctgccccctctAAGGAGCTGACAGGACCCCTGTTCTGTCCCTGTCGCCACTCACCCCTTGCTCGTCCAGTTTGAGGAGCTGCTCGGTGACCTTGGGTGTGTTGATGGCGAGGCGCAAGCAGTGGATGTTGAGCTCTGGGATGACGTATTCCAGGGCATCCTTTAGTGGGAGTCCCCGGACCGTCCCGTGCTTGGTGGCAGTAGGGGTGGCATCCTCCAGGATGGAACCCCGCAGGGTGACcagctgggaaaaaataagGGGGGCGGGGGAAAAAGGGATGGTGAAGCACCTCGAGTCCTGATGGGAAGAGAGACCTTCCACTGGGCCGGGCATGGCCCCTGCGGGAACAGACCCACGGGCACGTTTTCCTATTCCCAAACTGGTTTTCAAGTCCCCCTGCCACGGCAACATACCTCACTGGTCCGGAAGATGATCCTGTACTGGTACTGGGGGCCATGGTCCTTGTGGTCTTCCAGCTTCTCCCGTTTGATGCTGACAGCCACCGGGCCCAGCTTCTCGTCCACCCCGAAGTAGTTAGAGTGCTCTGGTGAGAAAAACAGGGATGGAAGATGCACGGCGGGGGCAGACACGCAGGAGCCGGATGCGGGGGGACAGAGGAGTCATCACTGTGACCTTTCCTACCAGCCCAGCCCTGTAACGTGAGGTGGGGATGGAGCTGGGTGTACCTCAGTGACATTCCAACCCTCCCCTGCTTCTGAGGAAGGATTTTGAGGGGGGCTTTAAGAGCAGGTTGCACCCTCCGATCATTACAGGTGATGTAAAGGCTGGCATCAGTGTCCCCCAGGCTCTCGCAGCAATGAGGCGAGGCTGTGGACCCCCCAAAATACCCCCAGAGTGCCCCCCCTCACCTTTGCCGTGGAAATGATCCCGGTAATAGCGAGCACCGAGGTCCACGTGCTCGACGCTGTAGTGCTTGAGCCGATTGGGGTTCCTCTGCAGCTCCTTGGGGACCTCCAGCACCGAGACGCCAGCGTTGGTGGGGCGTACATCGAGGGCAGGCTCTGGGAAGCCCCCCTCGACCGTTGGGATCCCCGGGGAACCCGCCGAGGCTTTGGAGAAGCTGACATTGCGCTCGCCGCTGCCGCCAATCTCGTTGCGGAAATGGGGGCAGCTGAGGAGAAGCTCGTTGCTGGTGTTATCCCCCACATCGTGCTCCAAATTCTCTTTACAGTTAAGGTCCTCAGTGCTGGCAAATGCCGGATCCGATCCTCCCAACCCACCGGCACGAACAGTGGCGGCCGAAGCAGCCGAGGCGCCTGTGGTGGTGTTTCGCCGTTGGGCTACCACGGCACGATTGACGGCCACAGCATTGAGGTCGAAGAGCATGCTCTGCACGTCATAGTGGGCGAAACTCTTCTGGCACACCCAAGCCTTGCCTGGCTCTGGTGCCCGCAGCTCCTCTGGCTCTTTCCCTGGCTCCCCCTCGTTTCGGCTGCTGCGGAGCTTCTTGAAGATGGATTCGCCTCCAGCATCACCTTTGGGACACCTCCTGCGGGGTTTCTCCTTGGACTGCACCAATGGCTCATCCCGGGGCCCATTCCTACCCTCCGTCTTGATCCCGGAATATGATCCTAAAGGAAAACCAGCTTCCCCAAGACGCTCGGGCGTTGCGGCTCGCCGATCTGGCTTCTTGGTCCGAAATTCATTGAGCATATCAAAGAAGCTTTGCTCTGAGATGCCCTGCACGTCAATGGAGGATGTGCTGCCATACTCGCGGAAAAGTCCAGTGGCCCCCCCCAGTTTGGTCCCCCGTGGCTCCACCGGCTCCTCTGGGTCACACTCGCTCAGCGTCACCTCGCTGCTGCTCCGGTGCCGCAGTGGTGCCAAGCCCCTTGCTGGGGAACGGGGCCACCCCTCCTGAAATTCCACGTCCTTGGATCGCCGCCGTGCCAGGCGGTGAAGGGCCTTAAAGCCCGAAACACTGGTGAGGGGCTGTTGCCCGCTGGCAAAACCCCGGCAGCAAGCGGCATCCCGGCTGCCTGCTGCGTCCCGGCACGGGCTGGTGCCAGCAGGGGGGTCCTTGACAGCGTCTCTCTTGGGGGGCCAGTCAGCAATGCGGGCGCGCACCCCCATTTTGGGCACGGCTGGCGTGGTGGTGGCCAGGCGAGAGGGTTCACCCCCCACCATCGGCACACTGCCATTTTGCACCCAAAATGCCGCTGGGCAACCCTCGGCATCGGAGCCGTCGTGCCGCGGGGGGCGGTGGGAGCTCATGGTCCGGTGCCGGAGCCAAGCTGAGTCAGGGGGACAGGGCCCTTCATTGCCGCTGCCGTGCTGGAACGGATTCCATCGCTGCCGTCTGGCTTCCAGCGAGTGAAACCCTGCGATGCTCAGCTTCACTGCACTGCTGCCGCATGGTTCTCCTTGGCATCAGTGCTCACGCTGGGTGCTGTCACATCTCCTGGGCCATCCTATAGTGGAGaggggggaagagcagagggttAGTATAGCAAGCGTGAACACCATGGGATTATTTTGGTGGGGAAcccttccagggagggagcatcccccacctctctgggcaacctcaCCACTCTTACCGTaacaaatttcttccttccatctaGTCCAAATCTCCTCTCTTTTAGCTTAAAACCATTCCCCATTGCCCTATCGTGACAGGCCTTACTAGAAAGTCTGTCCCCATGAGTACTGAAGAGCCACCAGGCACCTTCTCCAGGCTGACCAAgcccagctctcagcctttccttatagCAGAGGTGTCCCAGCCCTCCAACCATCTCCGTGGCCTCCCACTCCAACAGATCCACATCCTTCTCGTCCTGAAGACCCCTGGACACAGTGCTGCAGGTGGGATCTCATCGGAAAAGAGGGGGAGCATTACCTCCCTCAACTTGTTGGCCACGCTTCTTCTGCTGCAGCCTAGGATCCGGTTGGCTTTTTGGGCTTTTCATCTACAAGtaaccccaagtccttctctgttctccGTTCACATTCCCTTGTCTGCTGATCCAGTCACTCTCTTGTAGAAGGTCGGTCAGATGAGACTTGGCCTTGGTGAAGCCACGCTGGCTGTTctgaatcacctccctgtcctccccgTGCCTTTGCAGAGCTTTGAGAATGATCTTCtcatgatcttcccaggcacagaggggAGGCAGACAGGTCAGTAGTTCCACCCTTCTTAAAACCAGTGGAAAGTCCCCTTTCTCCGGTCTTccagggacttcacctgactgccatgaccTTCCTGGAAGAGCAGCTTGGCAAGTCCCTCAGGACTCAGGGATGGACCTCAGTGGGTCCCATAGACttagttggaagggacctacgcgatcatctggtccaactgcctgaccgATTTGGGGCTGACCAAGAGTTGgagcatgttgttaagggcattgccCGATGCTCCGATTTATCCAGATCCTCCTACAAGGGCTTCTTGTCCCTTAAGAGAGTCAACAGCATCTCCCAGTTGGGTATCACCAGCAAACTTGCCTTCAACTCCTGCCTCCAAATGGTTGATCAATAACTTGTATCCGTTgaggttcctcaggtggtcttGAATCTGATCTTCTCCTGCACGGGGAAGGATTTTGCTCCTTGAGCTCAATCCACTTGAGAGGTACAGGAAGAGATTGCCGAAAGAGCTCCCGAgtccctcagccttctcctcggTTGTCTCCAGTTTGCCAACCCTGCTTTGGTTTCTCCACCGGGATCTTGCGAAGCCAGAGCCCTGAGGCAGCTTGCTGCTGGCGGGTTTGGGAtggacagacggacagacaAGTCTTAATCCGTCTGTGTTGGGCATTAACCTACACCGGCACGGCGGACAAGCCTCCTCTCCTGTCCGGTGCTCACCTAATCCCCGCTAATTACACCACAAGCCGGCTAAGATCACGTCTGTTGGGAGGGGATGTTAAATCAATACCTGAAAGCCTTAATTAAATGCAGCCTAATGAGCAGGCAGCAGGTACAAAGGCAGATCTTCTCAGAGGAGCATCCCCAGCTGTCAATGCCAGGTCTCACCGGCAATAATTCCCCTACATCCCGTGGAAAGGAGCTTGGGCAAAGCTGGGCGGTGAGATCGGGGCTCCCAGTTGAGGCTTTTTGGGGTATAATGCCCAGTTTTGGGGCCCTGGCGTCAACTTCCCCTTCATCGGCTCCTCCAAGGGTAAAGATATATTTGCAGAATACACACGTTTCCCTCTATTCCCCCCAAAACTCCAGAGAAAactcttttttccaaagaaaactcCTCTTCCCACAGTGGCGCTGGTTACTGTGGGGACACAGTGTCCCCAAAACCCCCTTTTATTCATTGAATCTGGGGAGGAATGACCCAAAATAAGCTAAAAATActccaaaaaaaataatcagctaaAGACTCTACCCTTTGCCAAGCaggagcagggtgggaggaggaggaagagggtgaTGATGATGCTTTTCCAGTTCCTCCTCAGCCCATCCTGATTTGGGAAAGGAGCCGGAGATGAAATCCCACTGTCCTATCCCAGATCTGGAGCCGCTGGGCAAAAATAACCAACAAACCCATCTTCGGAACAGATTTCTAAATCCCTGCATTATCTGGAAAACTCGAGGGTTTTGGATTAATCTGACAAACCATCAGCGTTTCCCCCCAAACCGCAGCATCACCCACCGTTGTCACCCCTTCAGGCTGAAAATAGACATCGGCAATTAATAAATCTGTCTTTCCGCCCCAAAAACGGCGCCTGACATTCCTCCAGTGGCAAGCCCCTCACCCGGGCTGCGAATCAGCAGGTGATTAATTAAATCCATCTGTATCCCGCTACGGAGCATCGCGCCTGGTAGGAAAGAGaccctctccttccttctgcaaGCCTCCAAATTACCCAAATTTGGATTAAAATACAGTGGAGAGGTGAGGAATAACCAGATTTAGGGATTTAAACCAAAGCAGAGCCTAACCCAGGAGGGTTCCAAGACCACTCTGTGCCAATTCTCACGCCCCAACACCCCAAATCAGGTGGCTGCTCCACGGCTTTTATTCCTAGAAACCCccttccgcccccccccccccccccccccattttaatCCCCCTCTTGAAATAATCTCATTTAATCTCTTGCCAACAGCCGCCGAGATGAAGagggaagatgaagatgaaGTGCTGGGGAACTCCTAGGAGGAGGTTTGTACCCATGAGGGTACAGGATTCCCGGAATGCTCTTCCCAAAAAAGGGATGCAGAAGAATAAACCTGCAGCCAGGGACGATGGGTCCCCTCTTCCTGCGGTCGTATGACCCCAACTGGGAAGATttagggggatttttttccttcctcggATGCTGCATGAGCCCTCTGAACCAactatgaaaaaatacattgccTCCCATTCCTTATGGCCCTTTAGGGCTTCAGAGCTacttttagaggaaaaaaaaaagagcggTTTAGTATCTCACAAGGTTTTTAGCGGTGTCTATTCCCTGTTTATTCCTGTGGCAGCCCCATGTTTTGGGGAGACCCCCAATCTCTCCAGGATCTTCCCCAGATTGACATTTCTGGCATCCGATTATCCAATCTCTACGTCACCAGAGCACCGCAACTCGAATTAACAATGTTGTTATCTGCCGAGCTGGGCTCCTGCTCCGGCAGGAATCAATCCATGAGGGAATCTTGTCCTATTTCTTAGCATAAAATATGGgaagagcccccccccccaacatccttcttccccctccaaGCCTCTACAGGCTGAGGGAAAGCGGAACAAGCCTGAAAGATTAATTGCAggtgttaattttttattttagccaTGCTGGGGAAACCTGATGGCACTGACATCGGTGGCACCGTGCCGGGTTTGCCAGCACCAGGCAGAACCAGGTCCCTCAATCCTTTGAAGGGGTCCCAGCACAGGGATAAGCGATGGTTCAGGAGCTGCATCGTGCCCCACAGACCTAATTTAGGGTAATAAATTGAGGAAAAGGCTTAACCCCCCCGGCTCAATCCCATTCTCTCAGCGGAACCCAAAATTGGGATTTTTGAGCCCAATCCTGCTGCTCCAGAGCCAAAGCTGTAATTTGCACAAGCAAGacccagcccttcccagctaacgaggggggagggaaagaggtTTTAATTATTAACCACAGGCTTTTGATAAATTAAGTGacagtttttaactcttttgTATCCAAGATGCCTTCGTGAGCCAGAGGAGAAAGTCTGACCCTGCctatttccaattaaaaataaagatttaatgACCCATGTGGTCCTTTCTGCCTCCTGGTTGGCCCCAAATGAGATCAAAATCACCCCAAAATTCGCTGCCGgttccttctcccctcctcgGCACAGGTTTGCTACCGACGGGGGATGCCGAGGCATACATCCTGCATcgcttctcaggaaaaaaaaaaaatcatcccagGACTCTTTTGGGATGAAACAGCCCCAAAAAGATACTTCAGGAGCAGAGGGGTTTAgctggggaggggctggggtcACCCTGGCTTTCCCAACGCTTGGCCCAAGCCAAACCTGGCTCCAGGTACAAGCCAAGACTAAAACCATCGATGGCCAAGACGGAGAAGAAATTAGTAAAGCAATTAAGTGAAGAGGTTGGCAACTTTGTGCTTAATTAGGGGGTGGTTAAAGCCAAATCATCCCCATTACTGGGCAATGAGAACGCCATTAATTTTCTCAGCGCAAAAAGGGGGGTAAAAAGGGGATAAAACCTGAGCCGGGACCTCGTCGGCAAGCCGATCCATCTCCCTATCCTTTATCTGATGGAGACGGCTTAATTAACGCTAATCAAACGAAAGGCTTTTTCAGCACAGCCATAAATATGGACAAATTCCTACTTGCCTGGGCTCCGGGGGACGTGCCAACGTGGAGATCTCGGCTATCTCACTTCTGGATGGCAGTGCCCAAGGATGGGGTTGGCCAAAACACTGGGATATTTCAATAAATTATTGTCCGGAGCGAAAGAGCTCGTTAAGACGCAGCCCCGCCCCGTGAAATCCCCCCAGATTTGGCCCCTTCGCTGggttaaatctatttttttatgcTACGTCTCACTGTAAAAACACGTCGGACGAGCTGTAATCCTCGCCCGGAGGGGACGACGGTTTCTGGCCGGCTCAGCGTCCCACTGTTGGAACAGCCATGATGAAGAGGAGGGGCGCAAAGCTCCTTACCGGGGTGGAGGGTGGGAAGAGGGGTCTCCTACGGCGCTCCTGGCATCCCTTGGGTCCAAATTTGACGAGGAACTCtggattaaaaggaaaaataaagaaatggtTTAAAGTTTCACCTAGGGAAGGGGGGGGCTCACACCGGTGCGATCGACCCACGCAACTTCCCGAAGCACAGAACGCTGTTAAAAAATGGGGTCACACCTCAAGGGCCTCAAC contains the following coding sequences:
- the SIPA1L3 gene encoding signal-induced proliferation-associated 1-like protein 3 isoform X2, with translation MSSHRPPRHDGSDAEGCPAAFWVQNGSVPMVGGEPSRLATTTPAVPKMGVRARIADWPPKRDAVKDPPAGTSPCRDAAGSRDAACCRGFASGQQPLTSVSGFKALHRLARRRSKDVEFQEGWPRSPARGLAPLRHRSSSEVTLSECDPEEPVEPRGTKLGGATGLFREYGSTSSIDVQGISEQSFFDMLNEFRTKKPDRRAATPERLGEAGFPLGSYSGIKTEGRNGPRDEPLVQSKEKPRRRCPKGDAGGESIFKKLRSSRNEGEPGKEPEELRAPEPGKAWVCQKSFAHYDVQSMLFDLNAVAVNRAVVAQRRNTTTGASAASAATVRAGGLGGSDPAFASTEDLNCKENLEHDVGDNTSNELLLSCPHFRNEIGGSGERNVSFSKASAGSPGIPTVEGGFPEPALDVRPTNAGVSVLEVPKELQRNPNRLKHYSVEHVDLGARYYRDHFHGKEHSNYFGVDEKLGPVAVSIKREKLEDHKDHGPQYQYRIIFRTSELVTLRGSILEDATPTATKHGTVRGLPLKDALEYVIPELNIHCLRLAINTPKVTEQLLKLDEQGLCRRHKVGILYCKAGQSSEEEMYNNEDAGPPFEEFLSLLGEKVCLKAFSKYAAQLDTKTDSTGTHSLYTTYQDYEIMFHVSTMLPYTPNNRQQLLRKRHIGNDIVTIIFQEPGALPFTPQNIRSHFQHVFIIVRAHNPCTDNVCYSVAVTRSKDVPPFGPPIPNGVTFRKSDVFRDFLLAKVINAENAAHKSDKFHTMATRTRQEYLKDLAENCVTNTPIDSAGKFNLISLASKKKEKTKARAGAEQHSAGAIAWRVSAQDFARGAEIACALGISNEFVVLLDLSAKEVVFNCFCGDVIGWTADASTVKIFYGRGDHIFIRAAEGGPEDIKEIVQRLKVMTDGCETVDMTLRRNGLGQLGFHVKYDGTVAEVEDYGFAWQAGLRQGSRLVEICKVAVVTLTHDQMIDLLRTSVTVKVVIIPPHEDGAPRRGWAETLEISNAEPKGETENLPSGYRPPYRSNAGWQWSGPASHNTAPASKWAEPLALGHGQAIGRSAKQPTVPYREPQPLHSKRPVSFPETPHPTSSSPAGTERAQPYRQPSGSFSAPGRAETAYARYKPSPERYVASQRPPLPFEPHTGHDGPSSGDSSSGGLSSHESTMERHKPEPLWHVPAQSRLPGSGGSKRSGRQEPTGKDSPNRHSKGDTQYSSHSSSNTLSSNASSNHSDDRWFDVPDPIETEPDPLSKGGSSDSGIDTTLYACSPAGGGSGGAGPKAPRPASQRDKVPKTPLASYAGLQDDGVHPGDKKREPSPTVSTGSQGKSYRHKAGTPGASGTPGSSPDPFKQPSSSNPRLGYPGYKTPSAEPPRPPQASQLSASVPKSFFSKQTVRNKHATGWKRADDAPDPKKQVDANTKNVFGQPRLRASLRDLRSPRKSYKSTIEDDLKKLIIMDSAAPEPERAGSPQKGLQRTLSDESLCGGRRDVGYAAGATAAASLDTDVLFTSAYPSSTLPSRRQHPPTANGSLPEKKSAISASELSLAETRDKPPLRRIDPGMMPLPDTATGLEWSSLVNAAKAYEVQRAVSLFSLTDSALSPDPPVPPERQPTPRGGPPLSQPPPLDLPGKVSQLEAMLKQLHSDLQKEKQDKVVLQAEVANLRQNNRRLQEESHSAARQLRRFARIFSGAVEKEEL